A genome region from Gymnogyps californianus isolate 813 chromosome 4, ASM1813914v2, whole genome shotgun sequence includes the following:
- the LOC127015803 gene encoding growth-regulated alpha protein-like produces MSPHLRLVLLLAAAAALCRGAPLAGELRCRCVRTVSEVIPPRRLARVEFVAEGPHCAVPEVIATTKQGQTVCLSPSAPWVKLIVTRILNSSHNQL; encoded by the exons ATGAGCCCGCACCTCCgcctcgtcctcctcctcgccgccgccgccgctctcTGCCGGG GTGCGCCGCTGGCCGGGGAGCTGCGCTGCCGCTGCGTGCGGACCGTGTCCGAGGTGATCCCGCCGCGCCGCCTGGCCCGCGTGGAGTTCGTCGCCGAGGGGCCGCACTGCGCCGTGCCCGAGGTCAT AGCCACGACGAAGCAGGGACAGACGGTCTGCCTGAGCCCCTCCGCACCCTGGGTCAAGCTCATCGTCACCAGGATCCTCAACAG TTCACATAACCAGCTCTGA
- the LOC127016100 gene encoding interleukin-8-like: MMLAAELRCHCIQTVAGLMLPKHLANVEIIPKGPHCNAVEIIATLKNSQQICLDPQAKWVKMIINRILHRCARDHDIITDY, encoded by the exons ATGATGCTGGCAGCGGAGCTGCGGTGTCACTGCATCCAGACTGTCGCAGGATTAATGTTGCCAAAGCACCTGGCCAACGTAGAAATCATTCCTAAGGGCCCACACTGCAATGCTGTGGAAATCAT AGCAACACTGAAGAACAGCCAGCAAATCTGTTTAGATCCCCAGGCCAAATGGGTGAAGATGATAATTAACAGGATCCTACACAG GTGTGCAAGAGATCACGACATCATCACTGACTACTAA